In Ornithodoros turicata isolate Travis chromosome 1, ASM3712646v1, whole genome shotgun sequence, the DNA window ATTTTTCTTCCGGAATTCTTTACCAGTCAATCCTTCCATTTGAAAAACTGGAGTTGAATGCAAGATGGCAGCATTCAAGATGGTTGCCATGTTGGCAGCATGGCCTAACAGATGGAAAGCAGCTACTACATGCTTAGGCTGGCATACACAAACAAAGATGAATACAGCACATGTCTCAATTGCAATCTTTCAATGGCCTAACAGGTTCCTCTAATATCTTTTATCTAAAATTGGGTCACTCTCTGCTAAATCGTTTTCATTTTATATGATGTTTCTTTGGTCCTGTGGCACCCTGCAGAACAAGAGTAATGCTACGTATCCGCTCGAGGTCATGCAAACGTATCTGGTTTTGCAATCCCAAAGTGCACTACTTCGTAGGCTCACGGCAttgcatgtaaaaaaaaaacattggtaATGCTGAAGACATTTTCAAAATGCTACAGAAACTCGTTTTCCTGGAGCtttgtggcgcagcggtaacgcgtgcgcttggagactgggaggtccgcggttcgaatccgcgggccggctgtgccgtctggggtttttcctgggtttccctcagatgtgtaataggcgtatgctggcacagttcccctgaagtcggcccatggacgcagctatcctccccccgagcggattccgctcggtcttccacttcaccctttcctctcctcctctccaccacctttcccttcccgagaaacatgccgcctaatcaggcaggcagacctctcgggttcctcccaacgacactcctcctcctcctccctcctggAGCTTTGGAGAAAATTGTTTTCGTGTTTGAAATATGCAAACATTTCGAACCATCTTGTGCGGTGCTGTATTTTGCAATTCAAATTGAACACTCACGTGTTATATTTGAGGTACATATGGATGCAGTTCGTCTGTAGTACTTCCTATGTGAAACAATACAAACTTCAATATTTTCATAATCTTTTAGATGGTGAAGCTTTCTACAGGTTCATTGAGCATTGAACCGCCACTGTAACTTGCCTAAAAAGTGGGTATAAAAGACGAGCGAACTTGTGTATCCGTGGTTTATTTAAAGACATATTTCTTGATGATGTACATGTGTACTAACCTTTTACATGGATATTTGCCAACCAGCATGGTTTTTGTATTTTCATTTACAAGATAAGCCTCATGCTTTGCTGGTCGACTCTTTCTTTGAATGGCGGCGTTTTCTCTGACATGAGCCTACTTGATGAGCCCAGGGAGTGCTTTAGTGACCAATGGGTCATGTTTcattttcttgaagtacttggCCAGCTGCTTTCTTCTCCGAGACTTTTCGAAGTAGCGTTCCCATAGGCAAGCCTTGTATACAGCATGTAGCAGAACCATCAAGTACACATCAGCAGCAGTAATGTAGATGGAGAATAGCCAAATTTGCGTCACTTCTGCGAATCACAAGCCTATGAATGTTCAATGGATCATGAAGCTAACGATTGCACTATCATTATGTGATATCCTATTTGCAAGTTTCATAGATGTCACCGGAATACTGCAAGACTTCTTCAGTGATACGACTTAACAAATGTGCTCTGGTGAAGGTAAATGTACCGTCAACAAAATGTCCGCAAGCGTAGGCAAGTGGAGTAGTTGTATCCATCTCAATGAAGCAGCAAACAAAACGCAGACCAAGGAACACACATGAACAACTGCTAGCAGTGTTCTTGTGTGTTCCTTGTTCTGCGTTTTGTTTGCTGCTGCATTGAAATTAACAAAATATCATAGAACAAAGACCAAGAGTGCACCAGAAATGCAGCAACCGAAGTAACATCTTCCACAGTGCTGTAATTATAGGTTTAACAAATTCAATTTTTGGGAGGGGTTACATGAAATCATGAGTTTCCAGCTTGCACATGTTACTGATCCATTGATTCCCAGGCATTATTGACTAACCAGGAGTGGTGGTCCCTGGACTCTTCTTGGTCGTGAGAAGCTCCTCAGCAAGATCTAGTACCTTTTCTACTTCGTCCAGCTCTTTGGCTACTGCACCATCACTTTGGGCGAGCGCTAGGAAAGATTCGTATGCTTTCTGCTTTTCCACATAGGAATTTGCGTAATCGGGGTTGCGTTCCATCAGCTCAACAATCTGTGATTTGCCTTGCTTCACCATCGCTGGAAAACAAAGAGTATTATAGTTGGCAGCACGGACAACAGCAGAAATATTACCGGCTTTCCTTTTGTTCTCTTCATCCGATGTGGCACTGGACGTACAAATTTCTGGGTGGAAGAGTGTGCCGTATACGATAAGTGGAATATTGATCTTGGATAGCTCCTTGAAGATCCGCATGACGTTGCTTCCCAGTTCTGTGTTTTTGTCTGGAAATAATTTCATGCAGTTTTCTGGAATGCAGATAGAAAATTCATAAGGGCCTTTCCATTTATTTCCACTGACGCACCTTGCCCGGGACTGAGGTTGTCAACGTAGGTCATCATCTTGTCGACGTCAAGGAGTACGTTGTCTCCGTGCCTTAGTACTGGCAGCTCCCCCCGAGGGCTCATCTCCAAGAACCAAGGTTCCATTTGCTCACCATGCTTTACATCCATAACTCTGGCCATAAATGCCACGCTCCTGGAGTATAACACCAGTAACATCTGCACACATGCCGAGCACCTTTCAGTGCTCGTGTCTTACGACCTGTATTTAATTCCTACATTGTACAAACGTTATAATTGTTTGGGTCCAGTAATTAAAATACTGTCTTCCAATATTTGAGTATGAACAGCTGCTGCCACCCGTGCTAGTTGGCGTGCTTCATATTGCCCCACATCGCCTTTGGTACTCGGGCACCATTTGACACGAACACTTCCAGATTGACGAGCAGTCTAAAGAGATTTCGTTTCTTAGAAAATCGTTTTATGAAGGCCTGTCCGTCATTCTGCAGAAAAGTCCCGTGAATTTTTGTTTCCTGATGGTCCCTGAAGGGACAATCTGGAGCATACCAGTGACGGATAGTGGCATTTCTTCCTTTTGTTGTCATCACTTATTGTCCGTCTGCTATTCGTGGTTGTTTCGTAGTTAGACTGTGAAAATAACACATCTAGAATAGTGAAGCAAATGGTGAAAAGCACAGGTGCTGAAACATGTGGCAATGCTGACTCGGTCAGTGAAACGCTGAACCGTATTGTAACCGTTGGCAAAGAAGTCAATGTTGTAATGTGGAGAATGCACTCAAAGTACTAATATGTAAACTGCCGCAGCGCCGAAGAGACGGCTGGGCACATAGGACACGAAGGGACGTCCACtatgtgcgcagtacgccactcccaataTTTCGGCGCCGTGGAAATGCTGAACACAAGACGTGGCGGAATTTCCGTCCCGTGAGCCCATTTTTGCtgtttcttccactagaatattccatggggatgtcgcttgtgtgaatacatTGTCAAAGGACCAAGAAAGTAACATTTAGCGTTGCTCGAAACCCATGCTTCATTCATGAAGGACTAGCCTATCGGGAGCCACAATGCAATATTTTCGCTGCACGATGTCTCGTCACTGCGCAATTACgatttcaccctctcacattaggggtgaaggaaagacgcgtctccgaagatgcgtagtgaacaaaataaagaaaaaaacggtgttccttcacgatttttttgcggacgatctatcgaacggatttttgttctgcaaacggcaacggtatcaggtgaccgaagagaccagatgttctcattgggacgaccttgtagattttataattaaaaagttaattaacaagttttaggtaatcagtcattcgacggttgagcaacagatggccaaaaacgtccgccggcccataGATGATAGaggtgaaaacaggatgtctatagcccttatagcttTTTATGGAAAATCtgtataaagaaaaaaaaaaaaaactagatatGGTTGGGGGCGTTCACGGCTCGTTTAAGTCAGAGTTGGCGACGGTATCTCCTGGACATGACATTCATATATAACACCGTAGGCTGTTTCgtagtcagaaaaaaaaaaaaaaaattctgggagtggaggttctatggggactttacatgggtcAGGGGATTTCCCCCCTTGTTTCCCTCTCACAGATGCACGCCAAAGGTGCGATTTGGGGGTTTGATTGGGGggttcatcgcacaccaaaaagacggactgcatagtgttaccaattgtgtgaggatactcaatttttttgttttgtaactagtgaaattaattagtcatttttttttaaattataaggATTACAGCCAATATGTCAACgagaaagttgtagcgggcgatacgacacgaaacccgttgattgcaactttgtacctctaacggatcCTTTTTTTCCCGGCTCCAAAGACTAACTTTCAGGTTTGCGAAAAATCGGCGCGGTGCCTGTCGCAGACGCGCCAAGAGTCAATGTCAAGCCAAAATGTCATTGAGAACTGTGACTAATCTTCGTTCAATAACAGGACGCTCGAGAGCATTGTAATCCGGCGCGCCTCGCACGTCTGCGGCAGGTCCCACGTCGATTTTTTGCAAACCCGAAAGTTAGTATTTGGAGCCGGGAAAAAAAGGATCCGTTAGAGATACATAGTTGCAACCAACGGGTTTCGTGTCGTTGTATCgcccgctacaactttctcattgacattttggctctaatccttataattaaaaaaaaactaattaaTTTCACAAATTAATTACAAAAATAGTTTGAGTATCCCCACACCACTGTTAACATATACAGTCCGTCTTTTTTGGGGCGCGATGAGCTATTCTATTTttaaactttggctcatttttcgtgaaacatccTGTACAACTCCACGTACAAGAATACTTCTATGGATAGGAAGGCATGGCACCACCACTTTTACAATGATATTTTAGCCGCTCATTGTCCTGAGAGTATACTGTAACGAATAATGTTTTCAGTGGTtacgtcccatttcgcctaatgcgaTTTTTAGGATTAAGAGGGCGAGGGGGTGCCTgccattaggcgaaatgggacagCCAAGAAGTGGGCGTTACTATCACTCATTGTCGTGAGCAGGGAATGACTCTGCCCCTGTGTGCAGTCTGCACACCTTCCAAAGTTCTAATCACACGTCGCGGAAAAAGCAGGGTGTCCAGACGGATAGAGTGCTGCGGTTCTGCATCAGAGCCAGGCCCGCGGCGCCTGTGGCTCGACAGTCCACGAACTCTTCTTCGAACGACACATCAGGACTTGTCCTTTTCACCAAGCCTTGTGAAGTTGTGAATGACATTGCAAACAACATAATACTCTTCAGTATTTTCCGACTCGGCACTTCAGATCAGATACTTCTAGATACTTAAATTCGCAACTTGGACTCTTCCTTTCGACTGGCAAACTGAGCGGCCAAGCTGTGGCCATCGACGTTACCAAGCTGTTCATCTTTAGTTGTATTTGCTCGTAGACATCAATGAGTGAGCAAGAAGTATCGCTTTTGACAACGCGGCTATCTCAACGTATGcaacgcgaagcaactgtgtctatgagcgacgtacagacgtggaaagATGGATAGagcacagcaggaagcagtggggtACAGGGGAATAggatgcgtccttggccgacttcagaggaaaCTGTACCGACAGCAATTTAACTGAACATTGTCGTTGCATTATGATCGTTACGCTTTAAAAACGTGTTTAGCTTCTTCGGACTTGGTGCTTCGATAGTGAAAACTTTGAATGTGAAATACAACCTCCTTTTTCAACACGGCGAATGTGTTTTCGTGTTTGAAGGTGAGGTAGGCGCGATAGGAGTGCAGCAAAAAAATAGGCATTTTGCTTAAAATGCGATCTTCAGTGATGGTCAAGAACAGGGTGCAACGGAAAAGGAGAACCGCCTTTCTTCGCGTGACACGCCTCAGTAGGCGGAATGGGACGGCCTGGCACGTACGTTAGGCGATATGGGACCCCGTGCGCCACCGGGGGAGGGAGCATGGGGAAGTTTTTGGATATCTCATAAGAAGCATTAGGcgaatgggaataggcgaagcgACAAGACATGGTTTTGTCAAGAAAGGCAGCGCGCTTAATCTCTTCTATCTGAATGTCTTCTAGCTAACGAAAGTAACTAACAAAACCAAAGTACTTCCAACTACTGGAATGCAAGCTACCCACGGTcgtccaaaggaaaaaaaaaaaaaaccgcgcACATTCACGTTTCTGCCGTGGTCGTCGGAGGCCACGATCAGGCCTTGCTGGACGGGCAGCGTAGAGCCATTCGCACGAAAAATGGAGCGTAGTTAGCACCCTCGTTTTTAGTTTTTGTGTGTAAATATACATTACGAGCGCGAAGAGAcacgctccaaagcacgtggccgtCTCACATGGgttgcctgtcgctctttctgcacTCGAGtggtgcgtagttctggtttcggttcatttgcatagcgaaatttgacgACTTATATCTCTACGTACTTTCGCTTCACAAGGCGTTTAATAAGGACTGTGggtttgaataatgactggctcgatccaattctgctatctcgcatttctcAGAAAAAAttaagttaatgaattttagctaattagtcgtccagtagttgcatacgctgtcctagAGGATGTTCTTTCTGCCGTTTAACCCACCtgctaaaacggcatctattttgctctgctagtttttaattaaaattccgtaacgaataaaaaaacaatgtatatacagggtgtctcagttaaatccccgggctaaataattcgcgaagggtgcaccaatcgaagaactttcttttttacaagtatctgtcagATACCACctcaagctgcgcaccgtgtgaatgagtgggaggcgctcattatttaaataaaaattcaaatgggcttcgtgaaaaaacatatcttctaaagcagggcgccgtcgcattaaaatgggtactaccccttttgagaccttcagtggacacctttagggaaaaatctgccaccgaagcgggtcatttgttgcagtaattacttggtttcggtttacatatttttgtcgcggctggtcgcggtgaagcgcaaaaggacgctcttccattcctttatccaccaatgaattacgtccttttgcgcttcgccgcgacacAAATTTTCCAGGTTTTATAGCAAATGGGGTAATGGACGCGTAGAAGACTGGCACCGGGAAGACTCTATATGCAAGTAAGGTGAGCTGTGTGCGCAGCTCCAaagtttccctctccccctaGTGGAGCACCTCATTGGCCCTTCGGAAATAAGGGGAGAACATTTCAAGGTTAAGGCGCGCGTGATTTCGGTCCCTTGCCGGTCTATGAATGGTATCCCCTTATTGCTAccttgtgattggacagacacttcgtcaCATGGTTTGTCATAAACTTTACTTTCTTCTGCGCAGAGACAAACTGTGGTAGCGTATGGTATGCGGGAACCCATCCGGGTCTGACGTCACTGCAGGAGCCTCCCCCTGTGAGGCCCGGGaggggtcacgtgcttacgagaaccaatgGGAATGACCGCAGTTTCCGCAATTCTCTGGCGTGTAGTACAATGTACGCATGATGTAATGGACCTCATATACCAAAGTGCCGCAACGTTTCGATTGACGAAATTGACGGCCATTTTGTTCGGGCTTAGACAAATGAGTGTGCGAAGTCAATTTACGGAAGATTCAGCCTCGCTTGGTGTTTCTATGCATCATAACCACGACCCACTATATATTGACACGACCGTAACACTCGCGCTCCTCCCCAGCGCCGCGGAAATCGTTTTGCCGACTGGCCGCTGCGCGTTTGGGGCGCTCCATACGGGCCCCCGAGcagagagcagacgacggatcaCATATCGACAGCGTGGTTTCGCATGGTGGAGTGTACGTGCCCTGGTCAATTTCTGAAGTCAGATTTCACTGTATCTTCGTTCCTACGTtatggtgtactgcaccgtccaTCTTTGTAAGTCCAAGAAGGGGCATTGCGCCCCGCCCCAGGAATTTCGTTTCACGACTATCCGTCGGACGCTACTTGAATAAATGGCTGAATAATGTGTCTAAGGGTCCCGATGCAGGTGAGCACGAAAACATAGTCATTTCTTGGTTCTTGCGCGGCATCGAACCCTTTGAGTCACAAACGGTTAAATACTGCTCGTGGGCATATAATACTCGCCTTTATATTTATTTAGCCACAAATTAACCATTGCAACCTGCGGGCTTTTCTACCGTATGCTCTGGGCACATCGCAACCGACGACTTCGTCGTAGGTGCCATGAGGACTACTTCAGCGTTTTGGATTACTTCCATACATGGGAAGCTGCGAAGCTCGCCTTTCTGACTGACATGACGTACGAAGCCCTAAAGACCACAGCTATGTTTGCTGTTCTGTGCACTCGCCACCTCCTAGACAGAGGATACCACTGCTGCTTGCGAAAGTTAGCAGTTGATGCAGCAACTGATACAGCATGATGTAGCAACTGATGCTAGCAGTTGCTAGCATCATGATAATGCTTGCTTGTGAATAATGGGACTGTCGTTAATTCTCTTTACGTTTCGAGGCTGGTGCTTCCTTATGTGACAGCCAATCCCTTGTTCAGCTGCAGGAAAGATGCCAGCGACAATGCCAAGCTAGCTACTCTAGTCATAACAAAGTTTATGAGTCCATGCATATCGCAtgaatctaaaaaaaaaaaaaaaaaaaaaacacacgaaaaCGCAAGCACCATAACGCGTTGTTTGTGAAAAGCCTTCGTCACGTAAGGTATTAAAAGTGACGACTGTAGCCTAATAGTGCGCCAATAAAAGCCTCGTCGTCATGGTCAACAACATGCATTTCTAACATTGCTTACGTTGTGTAGGGTTCAAGCCTCGCCTGGCCAAGAACATTTATGCAGCTGCCGAAAAGTGTTTGTGTATACGTCTTTCACGTAACACAGAAGGGAACATGGTCCGCCAGCAGTTTTTACTCCCGTCTTACTTACGCGGCCTTCACGTTGTTTATGCGGACCTATTTTGCGCAAATCACGCTGTAGTCTGTTGTACTAATCGTCTTTGCTATGTTTACCACAAAACACAGCAATAAAATGAGTAAATGCCGCTACTCAGCGACACGAACCCTCATACATGGGGCCCGTACAAAGCGCCGCCGTACGGCCGCACTGCGCGTAATACGTCACTTCCGCTCGCTGAGCCGCGAACGGAAGTTCCATAGGGAAATCgacgagtgttatggtcgtgtcaGTATATAGTAGGTCGTGATCATAACACTCGCACGGGCTCTGGTAGTCCATGGTTTTCCAACTACACAGCGAAGGTTTCCATAAGGGTTGCTGAAATCTGAGGGTACACCGCTGGCGTACTAAATATCATATTACGGCCCACGAAACAAATCACACAAATGCAGATGGGACATGTGCACTTGCCTTTCTGGAGCCAATGGTATTTGGGTAATAGAACAAAATCAACTCATCGGAATACATGACTGTACAACATGCAACGTCCCTGAGCCCTCGGGGGAGACGTTGCTACAAGACAATGTGTACCCTACGGCCCTCCGAAGCTTCTTTCTCGTTGTCTTCTCCTCGTGCTGCTGTGCACATCGCATCATCTTGCGCCGACGGCTACAAATACCCAAAAGGAGATGGCAGTCCAGCAACTGGAACCGCGTGCAGGCCATTTTACTGGAGGCAAACGAAAGCGATTTTACTGAGTCGCTGGTATGCTTTTGCCACTCATCAAGGCGTTGTTACCTCCATATTGACTCCAAAGTAATATACGCATAAAAAGTTGAAACGCTATTGTAGTATTTCTTCCGAGACGCTTCTGTCCTGACTCctgtggatgatgtcctacGCAGAGTGTGTGCAAGGGCCAACCGGGGGCGAATGTTACATGGTCATGGTGTCATACCCCCGTGGTTGGAACCCTTGACCTAAAGCCTCCACGCCTAAGGATAACGGAAGTACGTCGTTATACGTGCTCATATGTCGGTATTGGAGGATCTGCAAAATGCATCACGAAAAGTACGGTGTCATACTAGAGCTTTCTTTTGCCATGGTATGTTGCGGTGCTGCCTTCAAGTTGGTGGCCTGTTGATGCGTTGTAGTTCTTCGTGTTCAATCTCAGGGCGTGCTCCAGCATTGGTTCAGAGCCGTCCTCAGGGCGACTTCCGCCAGGGGCGGGATGACCGTGAACACATCCCCCTCCACGCATGTGCTGACTTTGCATAAGTGTGTTGCATTTATTCTATGTTCTGCACAGTGTTGGAGATTTGAGGgaacaaatcggatttaaatcaaatccgcagtTTGCAGAAGGcgctaaatcaaatccaaatcatgtCCGGGTTTAAATTTATTCGAGTAAGTCAAATCactttaaatccggatttattttcagcacgcCAAATCAAATCCCTTTTAAAATCCGGGTTTTTAAAATCCATTACAAATCCAGAAGAGGAACTAACACTGCTGAACAGCTGTGGAATGGTTTTAGAATCGACCGCAGTTTTCGATGCTCGGATTTTTACACAGAATACCTAATTCCTAACAGTTGCGTAACTAAGAAAAGGAGGCGAAACATGGAAGACATCTACTCCAGTGGAGCTCAATGAGCATATACTGCGGTAAAAAGAAATGGGAACTTCACAGTTCGACGAATATTGTGCTGCAGGAAACGCAGTGCTTATTACTTCCTGGTCGCCGGTCTTGGTATGGTATACCTGCCACATGatacatttcttgacgtgcatAAGTACGAACGAATGCAAAGAAATATGTGAAATAAAGAGATGGGAGAGGGGAGCATAATGATACAGCACTGGGTGGGGACTTGGAAGGATAAGATGGGTCCTAgcgctttccttttttttttttttttcgcgcatgaAGTATAGGCATTAAATTGACGTAACAAGCGTGCAAAACCGTCGTTGCAGTGTTCTGGCGAAGAACAACTTTTATCCTATGAAGAGTCACCGAGCTTTTCTCAGTGGCATATTCGCCCAATATTGAAGTGTATTGGATTTAGTGTCAGCATTATATTACACAGCATAACAGAGGCAGACGGAACCGGAGCAGTTGCACCACAGTCACGCAAGTATGCACATCGCTCATCCATATAGGCTgaatttcatggcaaattatGTAAATCAAAATCtttgagaaagaaagaaaaaaaaaaacgtgatgcaatccaaatccaaatctcTAAGCAAAAATGTGATTGAGTCCAAATCCAAGTTATGTTCATAATGAAGTCgccaatcaaatccaaatcaaatgTG includes these proteins:
- the LOC135398081 gene encoding ganglioside-induced differentiation-associated protein 1-like isoform X4; the encoded protein is MYSDELILFYYPNTIGSRKMLLVLYSRSVAFMARVMDVKHGEQMEPWFLEMSPRGELPVLRHGDNVLLDVDKMMTYVDNLSPGQENCMKLFPDKNTELGSNVMRIFKELSKINIPLIVYGTLFHPEICTSSATSDEENKRKAAMVKQGKSQIVELMERNPDYANSYVEKQKAYESFLALAQSDGAVAKELDEVEKACLWERYFEKSRRRKQLAKYFKKMKHDPLVTKALPGLIK
- the LOC135398081 gene encoding ganglioside-induced differentiation-associated protein 1-like isoform X1, yielding MYSDELILFYYPNTIGSRKMLLVLYSRSVAFMARVMDVKHGEQMEPWFLEMSPRGELPVLRHGDNVLLDVDKMMTYVDNLSPGQENCMKLFPDKNTELGSNVMRIFKELSKINIPLIVYGTLFHPEICTSSATSDEENKRKAAMVKQGKSQIVELMERNPDYANSYVEKQKAYESFLALAQSDGAVAKELDEVEKVLDLAEELLTTKKSPGTTTPEVTQIWLFSIYITAADVYLMVLLHAVYKACLWERYFEKSRRRKQLAKYFKKMKHDPLVTKALPGLIK
- the LOC135398081 gene encoding ganglioside-induced differentiation-associated protein 1-like isoform X3, producing the protein MARVMDVKHGEQMEPWFLEMSPRGELPVLRHGDNVLLDVDKMMTYVDNLSPGQENCMKLFPDKNTELGSNVMRIFKELSKINIPLIVYGTLFHPEICTSSATSDEENKRKAAMVKQGKSQIVELMERNPDYANSYVEKQKAYESFLALAQSDGAVAKELDEVEKVLDLAEELLTTKKSPGTTTPEVTQIWLFSIYITAADVYLMVLLHAVYKACLWERYFEKSRRRKQLAKYFKKMKHDPLVTKALPGLIK
- the LOC135398081 gene encoding ganglioside-induced differentiation-associated protein 1-like isoform X2; the encoded protein is MYSDELILFYYPNTIGSRKMLLVLYSRSVAFMARVMDVKHGEQMEPWFLEMSPRGELPVLRHGDNVLLDVDKMMTYVDNLSPGQDKNTELGSNVMRIFKELSKINIPLIVYGTLFHPEICTSSATSDEENKRKAAMVKQGKSQIVELMERNPDYANSYVEKQKAYESFLALAQSDGAVAKELDEVEKVLDLAEELLTTKKSPGTTTPEVTQIWLFSIYITAADVYLMVLLHAVYKACLWERYFEKSRRRKQLAKYFKKMKHDPLVTKALPGLIK
- the LOC135398081 gene encoding ganglioside-induced differentiation-associated protein 1-like isoform X7 gives rise to the protein MYSDELILFYYPNTIGSRKMLLVLYSRSVAFMARVMDVKHGEQMEPWFLEMSPRGELPVLRHGDNVLLDVDKMMTYVDNLSPGQENCMKLFPDKNTELGSNVMRIFKELSKINIPLIVYGTLFHPEICTSSATSDEENKRKAAMVKQGKSQIVELMERNPDYANSYVEKQKAYESFLALAQSDGAVAKELDEVEKK
- the LOC135398081 gene encoding ganglioside-induced differentiation-associated protein 1-like isoform X6: MYSDELILFYYPNTIGSRKMLLVLYSRSVAFMARVMDVKHGEQMEPWFLEMSPRGELPVLRHGDNVLLDVDKMMTYVDNLSPGQENCMKLFPDKNTELGSNVMRIFKELSKINIPLIVYGTLFHPEICTSSATSDEENKRKAAMVKQGKSQIVELMERNPDYANSYVEKQKAYESFLALAQSDGAVAKELDEVEKACDSQK
- the LOC135398081 gene encoding ganglioside-induced differentiation-associated protein 1-like isoform X5 is translated as MYSDELILFYYPNTIGSRKMLLVLYSRSVAFMARVMDVKHGEQMEPWFLEMSPRGELPVLRHGDNVLLDVDKMMTYVDNLSPGQENCMKLFPDKNTELGSNVMRIFKELSKINIPLIVYGTLFHPEICTSSATSDEENKRKAAMVKQGKSQIVELMERNPDYANSYVEKQKAYESFLALAQSDGAVAKELDEVEKVLDLAEELLTTKKSPGTTTPGL